In the genome of Fibrobacter succinogenes, one region contains:
- a CDS encoding type IV pilus twitching motility protein PilT, with translation MAYNIQDLLAEMVKRGASDLHITAGAPPLIRLSGKLTPIGENKLKPDETMRMTYSLMNEAQKKTFEQQKECDFSFGIANLARFRANAYLQRGCVALALRIIPLDIKTFKDLGLPKIMAEFTTRPSGLVLVTGATGSGKSTTLAAMIDKINKERHDHILTVEDPIEFLHKHQGCMINQREVGSDTHSFAQALKMALRQDPDVVLIGEMRDLETIRSALTIAETGHLTFATLHTNSCVQTINRVVDAFPKGEQQTVRTQLSFVLQGVICQTLIPKIGGGRVMAYEVMNVTPGIRALIRDDKVHQIESMIEIGQKFGMNTMNMCLCELVKNHKVDRFDALARSSSPDQLEQLFVKEGV, from the coding sequence ATGGCATATAACATTCAGGATCTTTTAGCAGAAATGGTCAAACGAGGTGCTTCCGACTTGCATATTACAGCCGGTGCTCCCCCCCTTATTCGTCTTTCCGGTAAGCTTACTCCCATTGGGGAGAATAAGCTCAAACCAGACGAAACCATGCGTATGACTTACAGCTTGATGAATGAAGCCCAGAAAAAGACTTTTGAACAGCAAAAGGAATGCGACTTTTCATTCGGCATTGCAAATCTTGCGCGTTTCCGTGCGAACGCCTACTTGCAGCGAGGCTGCGTAGCGCTTGCCCTCCGTATTATTCCGCTTGATATTAAGACGTTCAAGGACCTTGGTCTTCCAAAGATCATGGCCGAATTTACAACCCGACCCTCTGGGCTGGTCCTTGTGACTGGTGCTACCGGTTCCGGTAAGTCGACAACCTTGGCGGCCATGATTGACAAAATCAATAAGGAACGTCACGACCACATTTTGACGGTCGAAGACCCGATTGAATTTTTGCACAAGCACCAGGGATGCATGATTAACCAGCGCGAAGTCGGTAGCGATACGCACAGCTTTGCCCAAGCACTTAAGATGGCTCTCCGTCAGGACCCGGACGTGGTGCTTATCGGCGAAATGCGTGACCTCGAAACTATCCGCTCTGCATTGACTATTGCAGAAACGGGTCACTTGACGTTTGCAACATTGCATACGAACTCTTGCGTACAGACTATTAACCGTGTGGTGGACGCGTTCCCGAAGGGCGAACAGCAGACCGTGCGTACTCAGCTTTCGTTCGTGTTGCAAGGCGTTATTTGCCAAACGCTTATCCCAAAGATTGGCGGTGGCCGTGTGATGGCGTACGAAGTGATGAACGTGACTCCAGGTATTCGCGCTTTGATCCGCGATGACAAGGTTCACCAGATTGAATCCATGATTGAAATTGGTCAGAAGTTCGGCATGAACACGATGAACATGTGCTTGTGCGAACTTGTCAAGAATCACAAGGTTGACCGTTTCGATGCACTTGCTCGTTCGTCGAGTCCGGACCAGTTGGAACAATTGTTCGTAAAAGAAGGGGTGTAA
- a CDS encoding TlpA disulfide reductase family protein: protein MNFAAENVMGGTSSYANEKGTATLIVLTASWCPACRAELPVLKQFHKEFGPKGLKIVMIDEDDSKKVARKYKKSMDIPWTMLHWNYDAIKALGNPGVIPVSFVVDKDDKIQHVDIGSLNELRVRQELKRLLGK from the coding sequence GTGAATTTTGCTGCCGAAAATGTGATGGGCGGCACATCAAGCTATGCAAACGAAAAAGGGACGGCAACGCTTATTGTGCTCACGGCATCTTGGTGCCCTGCATGCCGCGCAGAATTGCCCGTGCTCAAGCAATTCCATAAAGAATTCGGACCAAAGGGCCTCAAAATTGTAATGATTGACGAGGACGATTCCAAGAAGGTCGCCCGCAAATACAAGAAGAGTATGGATATCCCATGGACGATGCTCCACTGGAACTACGATGCGATTAAGGCGCTCGGCAATCCGGGCGTGATTCCCGTGAGCTTTGTCGTGGACAAGGACGACAAGATCCAGCACGTCGATATCGGTTCGTTAAACGAACTGAGAGTGAGACAGGAACTCAAGAGACTGCTGGGGAAGTGA
- a CDS encoding FISUMP domain-containing protein yields MKKFFVAGLVSAFLAQGAFAQEALRNAVDSNNWKKVRKIVDSGEMEEIYCGKMSAKNASNIYAKVFKQMPDEAFAACPSQFAYGFGTKVCGMANAANACTGVIKYLFSDAEKGSGKALKTLDEVAKAATKTKAFGKQSLVKVDTTVWKPCPKKGAARTKCLAQCKVDANSLMAINHDVDCKKNPEQMVDKTIRVYKPSPVFAALRTGFTEGFWKAPMSAAGTYAAYTSKYAKVLSIPDTAVTGVNYVKTWAAKHKAAKSSLPGGQLFRFCTAWKGKVDPILSAEGFSTRCPVFKNFVDKRDKQVYKVKEIGGVNWFVENLNYDAKDGSMCYDRDDGNCKTFGRLYTQEAAKTACPEGYHLATDADWKKLEDYAGGSREAALKLKSNGSDDYAFTAMFGGYANKSGVCTTMGDGAYFWTADVDTDGRGKARTMFASDKDVGSITVDPSFYLAVRCVAGAE; encoded by the coding sequence ATGAAGAAATTTTTTGTGGCGGGGTTGGTTTCCGCATTTTTGGCTCAGGGGGCGTTTGCGCAGGAGGCTCTCCGCAACGCTGTCGATTCGAACAACTGGAAAAAGGTTCGTAAAATTGTTGATTCCGGCGAAATGGAAGAAATTTATTGCGGCAAAATGTCTGCAAAGAATGCGTCCAATATTTACGCGAAGGTTTTCAAGCAGATGCCGGATGAAGCTTTTGCTGCTTGCCCATCGCAATTTGCGTATGGATTTGGAACAAAGGTTTGCGGGATGGCAAATGCGGCCAATGCCTGCACGGGTGTAATCAAGTATTTGTTTAGCGATGCCGAAAAGGGGAGTGGCAAGGCTCTCAAGACGCTTGACGAAGTGGCTAAGGCTGCAACAAAGACGAAGGCATTTGGAAAACAGTCCCTCGTGAAGGTCGATACGACGGTCTGGAAACCGTGTCCCAAGAAAGGTGCGGCGCGAACAAAGTGTCTCGCCCAATGCAAGGTGGATGCAAATTCTTTGATGGCGATCAATCATGATGTCGATTGCAAAAAGAATCCAGAGCAGATGGTGGACAAGACGATTCGAGTCTATAAACCGTCTCCTGTTTTTGCCGCTCTTCGCACAGGGTTTACGGAAGGCTTCTGGAAGGCTCCAATGTCTGCTGCCGGTACATATGCCGCTTACACGAGCAAGTACGCCAAAGTCCTTTCGATTCCTGATACCGCAGTGACGGGCGTGAATTACGTGAAGACTTGGGCTGCAAAGCACAAGGCTGCAAAATCGTCGCTTCCGGGCGGTCAGCTGTTCCGCTTCTGTACGGCATGGAAAGGCAAGGTGGACCCGATTCTTTCTGCCGAAGGTTTCAGCACTCGTTGCCCTGTTTTCAAAAACTTTGTTGACAAACGTGACAAACAAGTTTATAAGGTCAAGGAAATTGGCGGCGTTAATTGGTTCGTAGAAAACTTGAATTACGATGCCAAGGACGGTTCTATGTGCTATGACCGCGATGATGGAAATTGCAAGACTTTTGGCCGCCTCTACACGCAGGAAGCTGCCAAGACCGCTTGCCCAGAAGGCTATCATCTCGCTACGGATGCAGACTGGAAAAAGCTTGAAGACTATGCCGGCGGTTCTCGCGAAGCCGCTCTCAAGCTCAAGAGCAATGGCAGCGACGATTATGCATTTACTGCCATGTTCGGAGGCTACGCCAACAAGAGTGGCGTCTGCACGACGATGGGCGATGGCGCTTACTTCTGGACTGCGGATGTCGATACGGATGGTCGTGGCAAAGCCCGCACCATGTTTGCATCTGACAAGGATGTCGGCTCTATCACGGTGGACCCGAGTTTCTATCTTGCGGTCCGTTGTGTAGCCGGAGCTGAATAA
- a CDS encoding type II secretion system F family protein: MAEFLYKAQNAQGNSFEGSLEAKDKAEAEALLLRRRLVITSLKKKPTEIKIKIGSGIKTEDITRFTRMFSSMCSAGLPMLQCLNILEAQCENPELKSVVHKLTQSINGGSSLADALAQHPKVFDSLYCNMVAAGEAGGILEGILARLAETLENNQRLKRKVKKALTYPIMVIIVGIVVVIALMTFVVPTFAEQFAALDAELPAPTQVVMDMSDFVRNNGAFMFIGLVLVIFAYKMIMRIPAAQFAMDKFTLKLPKLGDLQIKSATAGFSRTLGTLLNAGVSVMDALKVVATTAGNKVVEKAIYKISIGIAGGKSIAEPMEEVGIFPPMVIQMTGVGEKTGNLGGMLLKLADFYDEEVDAAVDAVVSMIEPIIIVFLGGAVGGLLIAMYMPMFSMGDAIKG; this comes from the coding sequence ATGGCAGAATTCCTATACAAGGCGCAAAACGCGCAAGGTAATAGCTTTGAAGGATCGCTCGAAGCGAAAGACAAGGCTGAAGCCGAAGCCCTCTTGCTCCGTCGCCGTTTGGTGATCACGAGCCTCAAGAAAAAACCGACCGAAATCAAGATTAAGATTGGTTCTGGCATCAAGACCGAAGATATCACTCGTTTTACGCGTATGTTCTCGTCTATGTGCTCGGCTGGTCTTCCGATGCTTCAGTGCTTGAACATCCTTGAAGCGCAGTGCGAAAACCCTGAACTTAAAAGTGTTGTACACAAACTAACGCAATCGATTAACGGTGGTTCTTCTTTGGCAGATGCCTTGGCGCAACACCCGAAAGTTTTTGACTCCCTGTATTGCAACATGGTGGCTGCAGGTGAAGCGGGTGGTATCCTTGAAGGAATTCTTGCTCGTTTGGCTGAAACGCTCGAAAACAACCAGCGCCTCAAACGCAAAGTGAAAAAAGCCTTGACTTACCCGATCATGGTTATTATTGTGGGTATTGTCGTGGTGATTGCACTTATGACGTTCGTGGTGCCGACGTTCGCTGAACAGTTCGCTGCTCTTGATGCAGAACTCCCGGCTCCGACGCAAGTTGTGATGGATATGTCTGACTTTGTGCGAAATAACGGTGCGTTCATGTTTATCGGGCTTGTTCTTGTCATTTTTGCGTATAAAATGATAATGCGAATACCGGCGGCGCAATTTGCGATGGATAAGTTTACGTTAAAACTACCCAAGCTAGGCGATTTGCAGATTAAGTCCGCAACGGCAGGCTTTTCGAGAACGCTAGGAACGCTTTTGAATGCCGGTGTGTCTGTGATGGATGCATTGAAGGTCGTTGCGACAACCGCAGGTAATAAAGTCGTTGAAAAGGCTATTTATAAAATATCGATTGGTATTGCGGGTGGTAAATCTATTGCAGAACCGATGGAAGAAGTGGGCATTTTCCCGCCCATGGTGATCCAAATGACAGGCGTCGGTGAAAAGACCGGTAACCTCGGCGGTATGCTTTTGAAACTTGCGGACTTCTACGATGAAGAAGTGGACGCTGCTGTGGATGCCGTCGTTAGCATGATTGAACCGATTATCATCGTGTTCTTGGGCGGCGCTGTCGGTGGCCTTTTGATTGCAATGTATATGCCGATGTTCAGCATGGGCGACGCGATTAAAGGTTAA
- the epmA gene encoding EF-P lysine aminoacylase EpmA → MENLKSGAFAPTCSRETWIKRQALMTKVRDFFVRRNALEVETPVLSAYGGTDPQLDYFEIEDPKRFMMTSPEFHMKRLLAANFGDIFQITKSFRKDEFGGHHNNEFSMVEWYRVGMPQEKLMDEVEDLVSEIIGTKLNARRTRWIDAFKNYAGIDPFCEKLSDFADACRTREIPVPEKSETLSREEWWDYMMVFLVEPALASNGPEFILDYPPSQAALAQTYTDADDRVWARRFELFVNQVELCNGYTELTDAVEQRRRFNADLDIRRAMNKPLPPLDERFLAALESGMPACSGVALGLDRLFMLALGKEEIADVILFPSPIA, encoded by the coding sequence ATGGAAAATTTGAAGTCGGGCGCATTTGCGCCCACCTGTTCGCGAGAAACTTGGATCAAGCGCCAAGCGTTGATGACTAAGGTTCGTGATTTCTTTGTTCGTCGTAATGCGCTTGAAGTCGAGACGCCAGTGCTTTCTGCCTATGGCGGAACGGACCCGCAACTCGATTACTTTGAAATCGAAGATCCAAAGCGCTTCATGATGACGAGCCCGGAATTCCACATGAAGCGTTTGCTTGCCGCGAACTTCGGGGACATTTTCCAGATTACCAAATCGTTCCGCAAGGACGAGTTTGGCGGCCACCACAATAACGAATTTTCGATGGTGGAATGGTACCGCGTGGGCATGCCGCAAGAAAAGCTCATGGACGAAGTCGAAGACCTCGTGAGCGAAATTATTGGGACTAAACTAAACGCACGCCGCACCCGCTGGATTGATGCGTTTAAGAACTACGCCGGTATCGATCCGTTCTGCGAAAAGCTTTCGGACTTTGCAGACGCCTGCCGCACCCGCGAGATTCCTGTGCCCGAAAAGAGTGAAACGCTCTCTCGCGAAGAGTGGTGGGACTACATGATGGTATTCTTGGTCGAGCCCGCGCTGGCGAGTAACGGTCCCGAGTTCATTCTTGACTATCCGCCATCGCAGGCTGCGCTTGCGCAGACCTACACCGACGCTGACGATCGTGTGTGGGCTCGCCGCTTCGAACTTTTCGTGAATCAGGTGGAACTGTGCAACGGCTATACGGAGCTCACGGATGCCGTGGAACAGCGCCGCCGCTTCAATGCGGACTTGGACATTCGCCGTGCAATGAACAAGCCTCTTCCTCCACTGGACGAACGTTTCCTTGCTGCTCTTGAATCGGGAATGCCTGCTTGTTCTGGCGTAGCTCTCGGGCTGGACCGCCTGTTCATGCTCGCTCTCGGGAAAGAAGAAATCGCCGACGTGATTCTATTCCCAAGCCCGATAGCGTGA